The genomic interval TGCCCAAGGTGCCCGGTTCGGTGCCCACCAGTTGTTCGGCAATGGGTTGGCCATTGACGTACAGCCGCTTGTCGTTGGTGTAGCGGATCTGGTCGCCCGGCAGGCCAACGACACGCTTGATGTAGTTGACGTTCGGGTCGCTCGGATAGCGGAACACCATCACATCGCCGCGTTGCGGGTCACCCACCTCGATGACCTTCTTGTCGATCACCGGCAGGCGAATGCCATACGAGAACTTGTTCACCAGGATGAAGTCGCCCACTTCCAGGGTCGGCTTCATCGACCCCGAAGGGATCTGGAACGGCTCGACCAAAAACGAGCGCAGTACCAGCACGATGAACAGCACCGGGAAGAACGACTTGCCGTATTCGACCAGCAGCGGCTCCTTGTTCAGGCGCTCGACCACCGCCATCTCGGGCGGATTGACGCGCCCCTGATAGTTGGCGATTGCCGCTCGCCGGCGCGGGGCCAGGAACAGCAGGTCGATCAAGCCCAACAGGCCGCAGACAGCTACGGCGATGACTAGCAACAGCGGGAAATTTAGCGACATAGGACCTAGCTATCCAACCTGAGCACAGCAAGGAAGGCCTCTTGTGGAATCTCCACGTTGCCCACTTGCTTCATGCGTTTCTTACCGGCCTTCTGCTTCTCCAGCAGTTTTTTCTTACGGCTGACGTCACCACCGTAGCACTTGGCCAGTACGTTCTTTCTGAGCGCCTTGACGGTTGTCCGCGCGATGATCTGGCCGCCGATGGCTGCCTGGATCGCCACATCGAACATCTGCCGAGGGATCAGTTCCTTCATCTTCTCGGTCAACGCACGGCCTTTATAGGCCGCGTTGTCGCGGTGCACGATCAACGCCAGGGCATCGACCTTGTCGCCGTTGATCAGTACATCCAGTTTGACCAGGTTGGCCGACTGGTAGCGATCGAAATGATAGTCCAGCGACGCGTAACCGCGACTGGTCGACTTGAGGCGGTCGAAGAAGTCCAGTACCACCTCGTTCATCGGCATGTCGTAACGCACCTGAACCTGGCTGCCGAGGAACTGCATGTCGCGCTGAACGCCACGTTTCTCGATGCACAGGGTGATGACGTTACCCAGGTGCTCCTGCGGCACCAGGATGGTCGCGGTGACGATCGGCTCGCGGAAGTCGGTGACGGACGAAACATCCGGCAGCTTCGACGGGTTGTCGACGATGATGGTTTCGCCGGTTTTCAGTTCGAGCTCGTAGATCACGCTAGGCGCAGTGGTGATCAAGTCCAGGTCGTACTCACGCTCCAGGCGCTCCTGGATGATCTCCATGTGCAGCATGCCCAAGAAGCCGCAACGGAAACCGAACCCCAGAGCGTCGGAGCTTTCCGGCATGTACTGGAGCGAGGAGTCGTTGAGCGTCAGCTTCTGCAGCGCGTCGCGGAAGTCCTCGAAATCGTCCGAGCTGACCGGGAACAGGCC from Pseudomonas kermanshahensis carries:
- the lepA gene encoding translation elongation factor 4; the encoded protein is MSDLSHIRNFSIIAHIDHGKSTLADRFIQMCGGLSAREMEAQVLDSMDLERERGITIKAHSVTLHYKAQDGKTYQLNFIDTPGHVDFTYEVSRSLAACEGALLVVDAGQGVEAQSVANCYTAIEQGLEVMPVLNKMDLPQADPDRVKDEIEKIIGIDATDAVACSAKSGMGVDEVLERLVHTIPAPEGEIDAPLQALIIDSWFDNYLGVVSLVRVRQGRVKKGDKILVKSTGKVHLVDSVGVFTPKHTQTADLKAGEVGFIIASIKDIHGAPVGDTLTLSSTPEVEVLAGFKKIQPQVYAGLFPVSSDDFEDFRDALQKLTLNDSSLQYMPESSDALGFGFRCGFLGMLHMEIIQERLEREYDLDLITTAPSVIYELELKTGETIIVDNPSKLPDVSSVTDFREPIVTATILVPQEHLGNVITLCIEKRGVQRDMQFLGSQVQVRYDMPMNEVVLDFFDRLKSTSRGYASLDYHFDRYQSANLVKLDVLINGDKVDALALIVHRDNAAYKGRALTEKMKELIPRQMFDVAIQAAIGGQIIARTTVKALRKNVLAKCYGGDVSRKKKLLEKQKAGKKRMKQVGNVEIPQEAFLAVLRLDS
- the lepB gene encoding signal peptidase I → MSLNFPLLLVIAVAVCGLLGLIDLLFLAPRRRAAIANYQGRVNPPEMAVVERLNKEPLLVEYGKSFFPVLFIVLVLRSFLVEPFQIPSGSMKPTLEVGDFILVNKFSYGIRLPVIDKKVIEVGDPQRGDVMVFRYPSDPNVNYIKRVVGLPGDQIRYTNDKRLYVNGQPIAEQLVGTEPGTLGSAELYKEKLGEAEHLIRKEMSRYRMPPDQQWTVPAGHYFMMGDNRDNSNDSRYWDDPNIPKELHGMVPDRNIVGKAFAVWMSWPEPKLSHMPNLSRVGLIH